Part of the Candidatus Krumholzibacteriia bacterium genome, TGCCACGCTCCTGACACTTCCCGGCGAGGCCCGCGCGTGCCTGGCAGGTCGGCGGCGATCCTCGCCACCGGCCTAGCGGAGCGCGGTGACGAAGCCGATCTCGACGGCAGCATCGAAGATGCGATCCGGTCCCGCCTCGGCTTTGGCGGCGACACGGGTCACGAAGCGGTGCGGGTCACCGCGCAACACTCGGGCCTCGTAGAGCCAGCGGGCGTGTCCTTCGAGCTCGAAAACGAGGGCGTCGGCGCGCAGCTGACCCGTCCACCCTGCGGCTTTGCCCGTGAGCAGCACCCAGGCGTGCGTGGCGTGCGGTACGTCGGCGCTCGTGAGGCTGGAATCCCCCGGCGGCTCGGTGAAGACCCGGCCACCGCCGAGGTGCAATCCAAGCGCCGGCACGGCGAGTATACCGAGCAGCTCCAGCTCCTGGCCGCCGAAGGCATAGGGAAAGAGAGACGCCTTGCTCGCCGGCAGACGCGCGGCGCCTTCAAGGGACAACCGCACCGCGGCACGTCGAAGGAGCGGTGCCTCCACGAACACTTTGGGATCGCCGACCCCCCAGGCCGGTGTCTCCGTGCTCCGGAGGAATACGTAGCTCCAGGTCACAGCGAAGCGGAAGGAGCGGCGCTGGATCGGAGCCAATCCGAGGTGGAAGAGCGCGGCACGCGATGTCCCCGTGGTGGCGGACGCGCCGGTGCCGAAAGCGAGAGTGGTGTCGGCGAAGGTCGGGTCGTACCAGGGGGCCGGCTCCTGGTAGAGACCGAGAGCAGAGACAGAGCCTGCGCTCGCTGCCACGAGGAGCGTCGTGGCCCCCGCGAGGAGGCGCTGGAGAGGTGCGACTAGACCTGCTCGCGCAGCGTCATCTCCTCGCCGTCCTCGAAGCGCATACGGATGGCGGCGCGCTGCCCGGGCAGGACGGTCTTCTCCACGACCCGGCCGAACTTGTTGAGCGAACGATGGTACACGACCTGCCCGAGCAGGTATTCGGCGCCGGCGTCGTAGTCCTGCGCCGCCTGCTTCTCGGTCTCGCTGCACCCTGCGGCAGGCGCCGGCGCCGCCGCCGCCGTCGCCGCCGGCTCGGCCGGCGGTGACGACGACGCTTTCTCCTCCTCCTCGCTGGACAGCATGTGCGGGAGGATGCCGTTGCAACGCGGACACTTGAGCCAGGTCACCTCGTGGTCCTGGACGGTGTCCACGATGCTCATGTCCAAGGTGGCCTTGCAGACCGAGCAGTACTGGCGAATCGTGCGCACCGAGGAAACCGTTTCCTCGCTTCGCATCAGAGCCTCTCAAAAGCAAAAGGGGTCACGAGGAGTATCTCGGGACCCGGGCGCAACAATCCAGACTGTCTTTTTCCTGCCGGAACCGCATGCCGCAGACGGGGCAGCGGAAAGCTCCGTCGACCCGTCCTTCCTGCCAAGCCCGAGCCAGCAGTTTGGTGAACTTGACGAATTGCTCTTCCTGTTCCAGGACCAACGTATCCCCATTCCGCTTCATTTTGTCCTCCAAGGACGGAAAATGAAACCCCCACATCACCACCGATACGAAGGGAACAACTCGATACTTCACACTCCAAAATGACACCACAACGATGAACTCACTTGGTGCGGCACCATAGCAGGAGGGGTGGAGTCGGTCAAGACTCGTAGCCCCTTGTGCACACAGCGTGTGCATCCGACTACGCGCTCAGACATGCGCTACCGCCGGCACGCGCTCCAGCGCCTGCTCCACGTCCTGCACCAAGTCCTCCACGTCCTCGATCCCCACGGAGAGACGCACCAGGCCGGCGCTGATACCGAGCCGCTCGCGCTCCGCCTCGGGCACCGAGGCATGCGTCATGCTGGCAGGATGACACACCAGACTCTCCACGCCGCCCAGGCTCTCGGCGAGGAGGAACAAGCGCAACCCCTCCATGAAGAGCTTCGCGTGTTCCCGCCCGCCGACATCGATGGAGATCATGCCGCCGAAGCCCGTGGCCTGCGTGCACGCCAGCTCGTGCTGCGGGTGCGTCGCCAGGCCGGGGTAATGGATCTTGCGCACTTTGGGGTGGCTGGCCAGGATCCGAGCCAGCTCGCGGGCGCTGCGATCGTGCTGCATCATGCGCAATGCCAACGTCTTGACGCCCCGGAGCAGGAGCCAGCAGTCGAAGGGCCCGGGCACCGCCCCGACGGCGTTCTGCAGGAAGCGCAGGCGCTCCGCCAGCGCCGAATCGTTCACGACGACCACACCGCCCACCATGTCGCTGTGACCGTTCAGATACTTCGTGGTGCTGTGCACGACGATGTCGGCACCCCGTTGCAGGGGCCGCTGGAAGAACGGCGTCATGAAGGTGTTGTCCACCGCGAGCCACATGCGGCGTTCCCGCGCCAGGCGCGACAGCGCGGTCAGGTCCGAAAGGGTGAGGATGGGGTTGGTCGGCGTCTCCACGAGGAGCAGGCGCGTCCGCTCGCCGCAGACCCGTACCACCTCCTCGGGTCTCGAGGTGTCCACGAAGGAGAACTGCAAGCCGAAGCGCCGCCAGACCTTGTCGGCCAGACGATAGGTGCCGCCGTAGACGTTGTCGGTGCACACCACGTGGTCACCGGCCTGCAGAAGTTGCAGCAGCGTGCCGATCGCCGCCAGCCCGGAAGCGAAGGCGAAAGCATGCTGGCCGCCCTCGAGGGCGGCCATGTTGGTTTCGAGAGCGGTGC contains:
- a CDS encoding cystathionine gamma-synthase; this encodes MGFSTDAVHAGQDPDPRTGAVIPPLYQTSTYQQEGLGKPRLGYEYARTQNPTRTALETNMAALEGGQHAFAFASGLAAIGTLLQLLQAGDHVVCTDNVYGGTYRLADKVWRRFGLQFSFVDTSRPEEVVRVCGERTRLLLVETPTNPILTLSDLTALSRLARERRMWLAVDNTFMTPFFQRPLQRGADIVVHSTTKYLNGHSDMVGGVVVVNDSALAERLRFLQNAVGAVPGPFDCWLLLRGVKTLALRMMQHDRSARELARILASHPKVRKIHYPGLATHPQHELACTQATGFGGMISIDVGGREHAKLFMEGLRLFLLAESLGGVESLVCHPASMTHASVPEAERERLGISAGLVRLSVGIEDVEDLVQDVEQALERVPAVAHV